One genomic segment of Marinitoga piezophila KA3 includes these proteins:
- the rd gene encoding rubredoxin: MKKYVCTVCGYIYDPEEGDPTAGIPAGTSFEDLPEDWVCPMCGVGKDLFEVQE, from the coding sequence ATGAAAAAATATGTATGTACAGTTTGTGGATATATTTACGATCCAGAAGAAGGAGATCCAACAGCAGGTATTCCAGCAGGAACATCATTTGAAGATTTACCAGAAGATTGGGTATGTCCAATGTGTGGTGTAGGTAAAGACTTATTTGAAGTACAGGAATAA
- a CDS encoding transglutaminase-like domain-containing protein, with amino-acid sequence MEFLSVGVPEDIKRELSVGNIGNALYLINKMLERDLPDLLRKRLNYEKERINRLILDYPYTIEEARKIAKERIRGFKDIGFEELFQKGELDYIIIDGKAYFEKRFAYNIGFKFEKYKKFVKNDESSLKARELLHSRLDEIIKENSPAKKYNVRAKIKISPIYENIKGDIIKAWLPLPDEKFQVKNVKILETSHEEYKVFNKNLQKTIYFEDLTKNQKDFFVEFEYEISELINNIDPEKVKEGYPAEYKKFLEEKPPHILYTYYLKKLTKDIIGDEKNPYLKAKKIYDWITLNVNYSYVKPYSIYENIPQFVATNLKGDCGFQALLFITLCRIAGVPARWQSGWYINKYFASPHDWALFYVEPYGWLPADLSFGGARRNIPEYREFYFGNLDGFRMVANNDYYEDFENKKYYRSDPYDNQVGELETEVENIYSNNYEYKIEVIEFKRGEKNE; translated from the coding sequence ATGGAATTCTTGAGCGTCGGGGTACCAGAAGATATAAAAAGGGAATTAAGTGTAGGTAATATTGGAAATGCGTTGTATTTAATTAATAAAATGCTTGAAAGAGACTTGCCAGATTTATTGCGTAAACGGTTAAATTATGAAAAAGAAAGAATAAACAGATTAATACTTGATTATCCATATACAATAGAAGAGGCACGTAAAATTGCAAAAGAAAGAATTAGAGGATTTAAAGATATAGGATTTGAAGAATTGTTTCAAAAAGGGGAATTGGATTATATTATAATTGATGGGAAAGCATATTTTGAAAAAAGATTTGCATATAATATAGGGTTTAAATTTGAGAAGTATAAAAAGTTTGTGAAAAATGATGAAAGTTCCTTAAAAGCGCGGGAATTGCTTCATAGTAGATTGGACGAAATTATAAAAGAAAATTCACCTGCTAAAAAATATAATGTTAGAGCAAAAATTAAAATTTCTCCTATATATGAAAATATTAAAGGTGATATAATAAAAGCATGGTTACCTTTACCAGATGAAAAATTCCAGGTAAAAAATGTAAAAATTCTTGAAACAAGTCACGAAGAGTATAAAGTTTTTAATAAAAATCTTCAAAAAACAATATATTTTGAAGATCTGACAAAAAATCAAAAAGATTTTTTTGTTGAATTTGAATATGAAATTTCAGAACTGATAAATAATATCGATCCTGAAAAAGTAAAAGAAGGTTATCCTGCGGAATATAAAAAATTTCTTGAAGAGAAGCCACCACATATTTTATATACATATTATTTAAAAAAACTTACTAAGGATATTATTGGAGACGAGAAAAATCCATATCTAAAAGCTAAAAAAATATATGACTGGATTACATTAAATGTAAATTATTCATATGTAAAACCATATAGCATATATGAAAATATTCCTCAATTTGTGGCAACAAATCTAAAAGGTGATTGTGGTTTTCAGGCATTACTGTTTATCACCCTTTGTAGAATAGCTGGAGTTCCAGCACGATGGCAGTCAGGTTGGTATATAAATAAATATTTTGCATCTCCGCATGATTGGGCATTATTTTATGTTGAACCATATGGCTGGTTACCAGCAGATTTGTCTTTTGGGGGAGCAAGACGAAATATCCCTGAATATAGAGAGTTTTACTTTGGAAATCTTGATGGTTTTAGGATGGTTGCAAATAATGATTATTATGAAGACTTTGAAAATAAAAAGTATTATAGAAGCGATCCATATGATAATCAGGTGGGGGAATTAGAAACGGAAGTTGAAAATATTTATTCAAATAATTATGAATATAAAATTGAGGTCATAGAATTTAAAAGGGGGGAGAAAAATGAGTAA
- a CDS encoding class I SAM-dependent methyltransferase, with translation MREKNERIFGPEDLRDLTPEQVIKLYGETNKKKKVEKKKPTTFQHYYVENPESELRVKELELNLKNGHTYIFKAPTGVYGKKDIDKATKVLLEYAEIEGKKILDIGCGYGVIGITLKKEYPDIEIYMSDINKRAVEFSKINAKNNNVFADIRQGYLYEPWENEKFDQIISNPPIVAGKKVWMALIDGAYEHLNNEGSLQLVAFHNKGGSRIKEYMKKVFGNVIELTKKGGIRVYKSVKEK, from the coding sequence ATGCGTGAAAAAAATGAGAGGATTTTTGGACCTGAAGATTTAAGGGATTTAACGCCGGAACAGGTAATAAAATTATATGGTGAAACAAATAAAAAAAAGAAAGTTGAAAAGAAAAAACCAACAACCTTTCAACATTATTATGTGGAAAATCCAGAATCTGAGTTAAGGGTAAAAGAATTGGAACTCAATTTAAAAAATGGACACACATATATATTTAAAGCACCTACAGGTGTTTATGGAAAAAAAGACATAGACAAAGCTACAAAGGTATTACTTGAATATGCAGAAATAGAAGGAAAAAAAATACTGGATATAGGATGTGGCTATGGAGTAATTGGCATTACATTAAAAAAAGAATATCCTGATATTGAAATATACATGAGCGATATAAACAAAAGAGCAGTTGAATTTTCAAAGATAAATGCAAAAAATAATAATGTTTTTGCCGATATAAGGCAGGGATATTTATATGAGCCGTGGGAGAATGAGAAATTTGATCAAATAATTTCCAATCCGCCAATTGTAGCCGGGAAAAAAGTATGGATGGCATTAATTGATGGAGCATATGAACATTTAAATAATGAAGGTTCATTGCAACTTGTTGCTTTTCACAATAAAGGTGGAAGTAGAATAAAAGAATATATGAAAAAGGTATTTGGAAATGTAATTGAATTAACCAAAAAAGGCGGAATTAGAGTATACAAATCGGTGAAAGAAAAATGA
- a CDS encoding energy-coupling factor ABC transporter ATP-binding protein, producing the protein MIEVKNLFFGYENKTIFNNFTLSFEPRVPVGLVGANGSGKSTLLRMMCGILIPQKGEIYYNNTKINHNDINSLLFLKRNVGYIFQNPENQIVGVTVEEDIAFGLENLGLEREEMKKRIKWVLEVTELIGLEKKDPNTLSGGQKQRLAIASIVAMQPEYILMDEPTTMLDPEGRKEIYKVIKNLISIGKTVIIASHHASDLKVVKKIIALEKGKIAFNGDRERFYNWSESKRFNVEIPFENIVKKYTGRTYENMERKICQ; encoded by the coding sequence ATGATAGAAGTAAAAAATCTTTTTTTTGGATATGAAAATAAAACAATATTTAATAATTTTACTCTCTCTTTTGAACCACGGGTTCCCGTGGGGTTAGTTGGTGCAAATGGAAGCGGTAAGTCTACATTACTAAGAATGATGTGTGGTATTTTAATTCCACAAAAAGGTGAAATATATTATAACAACACAAAAATAAATCATAATGATATAAATTCTCTTTTGTTTTTAAAAAGAAATGTTGGATATATATTTCAAAATCCAGAAAATCAAATAGTTGGAGTTACAGTAGAAGAAGATATAGCTTTTGGATTGGAAAATCTTGGTCTTGAAAGAGAAGAAATGAAAAAAAGAATAAAATGGGTACTTGAAGTAACAGAATTAATAGGCCTTGAAAAAAAGGATCCAAATACGCTTTCCGGAGGTCAAAAACAGCGATTAGCAATAGCTTCGATAGTTGCCATGCAACCTGAATATATATTAATGGACGAACCAACAACCATGCTTGATCCAGAAGGAAGAAAAGAAATATATAAAGTAATAAAAAATCTGATTTCAATAGGGAAAACTGTAATAATAGCTTCTCATCATGCAAGTGATTTAAAGGTTGTCAAAAAAATTATAGCTCTTGAAAAAGGAAAGATAGCATTTAATGGTGATAGAGAACGATTTTATAACTGGTCTGAAAGCAAAAGGTTTAATGTTGAAATACCTTTTGAAAATATAGTCAAAAAATATACAGGACGAACATATGAAAACATGGAGAGAAAAATATGTCAATAG
- a CDS encoding large ribosomal subunit protein bL35, whose protein sequence is MKVKRHSASSKRFKVTGSGKIRMRRSNVGHNTRIRGKKRMRRLHNYKDVPAGLNEKVERLLGLK, encoded by the coding sequence ATGAAAGTTAAAAGACATTCAGCATCAAGCAAAAGATTTAAGGTTACAGGATCAGGAAAAATCAGAATGAGAAGATCAAATGTTGGACATAACACAAGAATTAGAGGAAAAAAGAGAATGAGAAGGTTACACAACTATAAAGATGTTCCAGCAGGATTAAATGAAAAAGTAGAAAGATTACTCGGTTTAAAATAA
- a CDS encoding ATP-binding cassette domain-containing protein, which translates to MSIEIRDLNYTYAEGTPFESIALKNINWKINEGEMWLLLGKTGSGKTTLIQNINGLLIPKNGEVIVDGLKTSDKNVNIKDIRKNVGIVFQYPENQFFLPTVLEEILYAPKNFGIEISKNELLEILKIVGLTPEFLTRNPFSLSGGEMRRVAIASVLAYNPKYIVFDEPTVGLDYNGRKKIWQIIENLRKAGKTIIIVTHWIDDLISFKPKVLHIQNREISFKGEFNDFIMLGEEELKKRSISLSEKLKLYYCSLKNNITLEKLFQY; encoded by the coding sequence ATGTCAATAGAAATCAGGGATTTAAACTATACATATGCAGAAGGGACACCATTTGAAAGTATTGCATTAAAAAATATAAACTGGAAAATAAATGAAGGAGAAATGTGGTTATTACTTGGAAAAACAGGTTCGGGTAAAACCACACTTATTCAAAATATTAATGGTTTATTAATACCCAAAAATGGTGAAGTTATAGTAGACGGATTAAAAACATCAGATAAAAACGTTAATATAAAGGATATAAGAAAAAATGTAGGAATAGTATTTCAATATCCAGAAAATCAATTTTTCTTACCAACAGTATTAGAGGAAATTTTATATGCGCCGAAAAATTTTGGAATAGAAATTTCAAAAAATGAATTGCTGGAAATTTTAAAAATAGTAGGATTAACTCCAGAATTTTTAACCAGAAATCCTTTTAGTCTTTCAGGTGGCGAAATGAGAAGAGTGGCAATAGCTTCTGTCCTTGCGTATAATCCTAAATATATTGTATTTGATGAACCTACTGTTGGGCTTGATTATAATGGTAGAAAAAAAATATGGCAGATTATTGAAAATTTAAGAAAAGCAGGTAAAACAATAATAATTGTTACACATTGGATAGATGATTTAATTTCATTTAAGCCGAAAGTTTTACACATTCAAAATAGAGAAATAAGCTTTAAAGGTGAATTTAATGATTTTATAATGCTTGGTGAAGAAGAATTGAAAAAAAGAAGTATCTCACTATCAGAAAAATTGAAATTATACTATTGTTCATTAAAAAATAATATAACGTTAGAAAAATTATTTCAATATTGA
- a CDS encoding histone deacetylase family protein — MINIIWDERLMEYDFGPGHPLRSIRCKKGIERLKKEEDLEYNLISPEYAEKEELALFHTLDYIKSIEENIGGSAETPVKNMYNPARLSVGATLTAINSITDDARISVNLCGGWHHAFENRARGFCIFNDVVIGAKYAQKKGFSKVMIIDWDVHHGDGTQRAFLNDDSVYTISIHQDPSTQYPYVSGFTSENKKTNLNIPITPGESEQEIMTRVLSTIPNEIRFFKPEMLIIQMGVDGDMYDPMSSINLSERFYKSISVVLARCAKKNKFPVILLGGGGFNFPRTAELWTLIVKTFYENVK; from the coding sequence ATGATTAATATTATCTGGGATGAAAGATTGATGGAATATGATTTTGGTCCCGGTCATCCTTTGAGAAGCATCAGGTGCAAAAAAGGTATTGAAAGACTAAAAAAAGAGGAAGATTTGGAATATAATTTAATTTCTCCAGAATACGCAGAAAAAGAGGAATTAGCTTTATTCCACACTTTAGATTATATAAAAAGTATTGAAGAAAATATTGGCGGTTCTGCTGAAACACCTGTAAAAAACATGTATAATCCTGCAAGGCTTTCTGTTGGCGCAACATTAACAGCAATAAATTCAATTACTGATGATGCAAGAATTTCTGTTAACCTCTGTGGAGGTTGGCATCACGCTTTTGAAAATAGAGCAAGAGGGTTCTGTATTTTCAATGATGTTGTTATTGGCGCTAAATATGCTCAAAAGAAAGGATTTTCAAAAGTTATGATAATTGATTGGGATGTTCATCATGGCGATGGAACACAACGAGCTTTTTTAAACGATGATTCTGTGTATACCATATCTATCCATCAGGATCCTTCTACACAATATCCATATGTAAGCGGATTTACTTCTGAAAATAAAAAAACAAACCTTAATATTCCAATAACTCCTGGTGAATCCGAACAGGAAATTATGACAAGGGTTTTATCCACAATTCCAAATGAAATTAGATTCTTTAAACCGGAAATGCTTATAATTCAAATGGGTGTAGATGGTGATATGTATGATCCAATGTCATCAATAAACCTTAGCGAAAGGTTTTATAAATCCATATCAGTTGTACTGGCAAGATGTGCAAAGAAAAATAAATTTCCTGTAATCTTATTAGGCGGCGGAGGATTTAACTTTCCGAGAACTGCAGAATTATGGACATTAATTGTCAAAACTTTTTATGAAAATGTGAAATAA
- a CDS encoding methyl-accepting chemotaxis protein, giving the protein MQKDEKKVSLFNSFSFKIGILIVFLSITPLLITSFVLNYSIKKQEKIISHNFENQINIIQESYKKQFESYNNLLKTQIEKYNKDITSQVELLQKDINGKIEKYFLENYDNTLATLFSVFENKIKENTQNLGDFLNAISRSEKIKEKAASRSISIIERYKILQPYVELNKFDGLQLWLVNPKVFTRKNAFTINIKDTTYKIQRKAESYSPGKDTLKKLNITNIVKEESKNIIENNISFGKNEIITIENKPYYVSIVPVYDPVSTQKIVGILVGLRAFDYNDIVSLGNLINAYIVVYDKSGNPLFGNIPTSGLKFKPSNSNKFITETLLKKKARSYYTQSKILPDMYIQISKNLIDTKTDININLKSDFELPPFKTESIDLNLKIDMSNVLQLIAVIILIIIVISIITSIAIGNRLSRDLSLVADNLDNISKGNLNNIKQLHKKKNDEIGLMMNKIHETLDFLIKMFKDLNENVQSLNKASDEIDESSEKLEHTKESIENIVNSVQSLMSNLEDFIDSLENSIEVLFENSGNLSNEANTIEATIDKLSEFNTVTEKLTFDTKETTNVINNLILNLAENFNEFTVKVNQISDFVVKITDIAKQTNLLALNAAIEAARAGEAGKGFAVVADEIRSLSEETNDTAIDIANQVKVITEDMKKLLEEVQSSKENVVSLENTMLKFENGMKEINELTNELDKVFDVLKSIIEDQNQILNSFDSRKNDLNNFVESSKKEILGFSEVINNETQIINTLIAQSERLQKSSEKLTSIISFFKVD; this is encoded by the coding sequence ATGCAAAAAGATGAAAAAAAGGTTTCTTTGTTTAATTCATTTAGTTTTAAAATAGGTATATTGATAGTTTTTTTATCAATTACACCTTTATTAATAACTTCTTTTGTATTAAACTATTCAATAAAAAAGCAGGAAAAGATTATTTCGCATAATTTTGAGAATCAGATTAATATTATACAGGAGAGTTATAAAAAACAGTTTGAATCGTATAATAATTTATTAAAAACACAAATTGAAAAATATAATAAAGATATAACCTCTCAGGTTGAATTATTGCAAAAGGATATAAATGGAAAAATAGAAAAATATTTTCTTGAAAATTATGATAATACATTAGCTACATTGTTTTCTGTTTTTGAAAATAAAATAAAAGAAAATACGCAAAACCTTGGCGATTTTCTAAATGCAATTTCCAGAAGTGAAAAAATAAAAGAAAAAGCAGCTTCGAGAAGTATATCGATAATAGAAAGATATAAAATTTTACAACCATATGTTGAATTAAATAAATTTGATGGATTGCAACTGTGGCTTGTTAATCCAAAAGTCTTTACCAGAAAGAATGCATTTACAATAAATATAAAAGATACAACATATAAAATTCAAAGAAAAGCAGAAAGCTATTCTCCGGGTAAAGATACATTAAAAAAATTAAATATAACAAATATTGTAAAAGAAGAAAGTAAAAATATTATAGAAAACAATATCTCGTTTGGGAAAAATGAAATTATTACCATTGAAAATAAACCGTATTATGTATCAATAGTACCTGTTTATGATCCTGTTTCAACTCAAAAAATAGTTGGGATATTGGTTGGATTAAGAGCTTTTGATTATAATGATATAGTTTCTCTTGGAAATCTAATAAATGCATATATAGTTGTATATGATAAAAGTGGGAATCCGCTATTTGGAAATATTCCAACATCAGGATTAAAATTTAAACCTTCAAATTCCAATAAGTTTATTACAGAAACATTATTGAAAAAGAAGGCAAGAAGTTATTATACACAATCAAAAATTCTTCCTGATATGTATATTCAAATATCAAAGAATTTAATAGATACAAAGACAGATATCAATATTAATTTAAAAAGCGACTTTGAATTACCACCATTTAAAACAGAAAGTATAGATCTCAATTTGAAAATAGACATGAGCAACGTTTTACAGCTTATTGCAGTAATTATATTAATAATAATAGTAATTTCAATAATTACATCTATAGCAATAGGAAATAGACTTTCTCGGGATTTATCTCTTGTGGCAGATAATCTTGATAATATCTCAAAAGGGAATCTTAATAATATAAAACAATTACACAAAAAGAAAAACGATGAAATAGGGTTAATGATGAATAAAATACATGAAACTCTGGATTTTCTAATTAAAATGTTTAAGGATTTAAATGAAAATGTACAGAGCTTAAATAAAGCTTCAGATGAAATAGATGAATCCTCTGAAAAACTTGAACATACAAAAGAATCAATAGAAAACATAGTAAATAGCGTTCAATCCCTTATGAGTAATCTCGAAGATTTTATAGATTCTCTTGAAAATAGCATAGAAGTATTATTTGAAAATAGCGGAAACCTTTCAAACGAAGCAAATACAATTGAAGCTACAATTGATAAATTAAGTGAATTTAATACAGTAACAGAAAAATTGACCTTTGATACAAAAGAAACAACAAATGTGATAAATAATTTAATTTTAAATCTTGCAGAGAATTTCAATGAATTTACAGTGAAGGTAAATCAAATTTCAGATTTTGTTGTAAAAATTACTGATATAGCAAAACAAACAAATCTTCTTGCATTAAATGCGGCAATAGAAGCAGCAAGAGCCGGTGAAGCTGGTAAAGGATTTGCTGTAGTTGCAGATGAAATAAGAAGTTTATCTGAAGAAACCAATGATACAGCAATAGATATTGCGAATCAGGTAAAAGTAATAACAGAAGATATGAAAAAATTACTGGAAGAAGTTCAGTCATCGAAAGAAAATGTTGTTTCACTTGAAAATACAATGTTGAAATTTGAAAATGGAATGAAAGAAATAAATGAATTAACCAATGAACTTGATAAAGTATTTGATGTATTAAAGAGTATAATAGAAGACCAGAATCAAATATTAAACTCATTTGATTCAAGAAAAAATGATTTAAACAATTTTGTTGAAAGCTCGAAAAAAGAAATATTAGGATTTTCTGAAGTAATAAACAATGAAACTCAAATAATAAATACTCTGATAGCCCAATCAGAAAGATTACAAAAAAGTTCAGAAAAGCTTACATCTATAATTTCATTTTTCAAAGTCGATTAA
- a CDS encoding L-Ala-D/L-Glu epimerase, protein MSKIKKITFEVKKYEFHKPFHVTGSISNYATNIEVVLETEDGAKGYGEASPSFRVNGEKVEALYALESSINELLVGMEVRNYRQIFDLMDKYFASPSIKAAVQYATLDAFSEEINVPVYQILGGARTEIEIDKTVSIDTVENMVRDAVEIYNAGHRVIKIKVGEDLKKDIEAVEEIAKLTSGAKYIVDANMGYTPKEAIEFAKVLYSKGIDLGLLEQPVKATDFEGLKFVRYNCPFPVGADESAKTKYDIMRLIKMEAVDFINIKLMKSGISDALAIVEMVKSAHLQLMIGCMGESSVGINQSVNFALGTGAFVYHDLDSALLLKEDTFRGKYISEPPVFKGI, encoded by the coding sequence ATGAGTAAAATAAAAAAAATTACATTTGAAGTAAAAAAATACGAGTTTCATAAACCATTTCATGTTACAGGTAGCATTTCAAATTATGCAACAAATATAGAAGTTGTTTTAGAAACGGAAGATGGTGCAAAAGGATATGGCGAGGCTTCACCCTCATTTAGGGTAAATGGTGAAAAGGTTGAAGCGTTATATGCTTTGGAATCTTCTATAAATGAATTATTAGTAGGTATGGAAGTTAGAAATTACAGACAGATATTTGATTTAATGGACAAATACTTTGCATCTCCAAGTATTAAAGCTGCTGTCCAATACGCTACACTTGATGCATTTTCAGAAGAAATAAATGTTCCAGTTTATCAAATCTTAGGTGGTGCAAGAACAGAGATTGAAATTGATAAAACTGTAAGTATAGATACAGTCGAAAATATGGTTAGAGATGCTGTTGAAATATATAATGCCGGTCATAGGGTAATAAAAATAAAGGTAGGTGAAGATTTAAAGAAAGATATAGAAGCTGTTGAAGAAATAGCTAAATTAACCAGTGGAGCAAAATATATAGTTGACGCAAATATGGGTTATACACCAAAAGAGGCTATTGAATTTGCAAAGGTATTATATTCAAAAGGGATAGATTTAGGGTTATTGGAACAACCAGTAAAGGCTACCGATTTTGAAGGATTAAAATTTGTAAGATACAATTGTCCATTTCCTGTTGGTGCAGATGAGAGTGCAAAAACTAAATATGATATTATGAGATTAATAAAAATGGAAGCTGTAGACTTTATAAACATTAAATTAATGAAATCAGGTATTTCCGATGCTTTAGCTATAGTTGAAATGGTAAAATCTGCTCATTTACAATTAATGATAGGTTGTATGGGTGAATCAAGTGTTGGAATTAATCAAAGCGTTAATTTTGCGCTTGGAACAGGAGCTTTTGTGTATCATGATCTTGATTCAGCATTACTTTTAAAAGAAGATACCTTTAGAGGGAAATACATTTCAGAACCACCAGTATTCAAAGGAATATAA
- the infC gene encoding translation initiation factor IF-3: MKKSKDTTIRNEDIKAKELRVIGSDGSQLGIMETKKALQLAYQEGLDLVLVAPNSNPPVAKIMDYGKYKYEKEKREKEAKKKQKKQQLKEMKFRLRIDEHDFNTKVKRIRDFLEAGNKVRAVVMFLGRDIMFTDKGKEILDRVIEKVEDIAEVTRAPKMAGRDMDMILSPKTKK, encoded by the coding sequence ATTAAAAAATCGAAAGATACAACGATTAGAAACGAAGACATTAAGGCGAAGGAATTAAGGGTTATTGGAAGTGATGGAAGTCAACTGGGAATAATGGAAACAAAAAAAGCATTACAGTTAGCTTATCAGGAAGGACTCGATTTAGTATTGGTTGCACCTAATTCCAATCCACCTGTTGCCAAAATTATGGATTATGGAAAATACAAATACGAAAAGGAAAAGAGAGAAAAGGAAGCTAAAAAGAAGCAGAAAAAACAGCAATTAAAAGAAATGAAGTTCAGATTGAGAATCGATGAACATGATTTTAATACAAAAGTAAAAAGAATTAGAGATTTTCTCGAAGCTGGTAATAAAGTTAGAGCTGTTGTAATGTTCCTTGGTAGGGATATAATGTTTACCGACAAAGGTAAAGAAATATTAGATAGGGTTATCGAAAAGGTTGAAGATATTGCAGAAGTAACTCGAGCGCCAAAAATGGCAGGGCGAGATATGGATATGATTTTATCTCCGAAAACAAAAAAATAA
- a CDS encoding response regulator — protein MPVTVLVVDDSKFDRIILKDMLENLGYMVVGEAENGKEAVKEYFKTMPDIVLMNLMMPVMNGIEAMTFILENDPSANIIVTSSSSEKKYVTEAIKNGAKDFLVIPIKEKKLIEAIENILSAK, from the coding sequence ATGCCGGTAACTGTGCTGGTTGTAGATGATTCAAAATTTGATAGGATTATTTTAAAGGATATGCTTGAAAATCTGGGATATATGGTTGTTGGAGAAGCAGAAAATGGAAAAGAAGCTGTAAAAGAGTATTTTAAAACAATGCCAGATATAGTTTTAATGAATCTTATGATGCCTGTTATGAATGGTATAGAAGCTATGACATTTATACTTGAGAATGATCCATCGGCGAATATTATAGTTACATCATCTTCAAGTGAAAAGAAATACGTTACCGAAGCAATAAAAAACGGTGCAAAGGATTTTCTTGTTATTCCTATTAAAGAAAAAAAGTTAATAGAAGCAATAGAAAACATATTATCAGCAAAATAG
- the glnA gene encoding type I glutamate--ammonia ligase: MNHEDVLRIVEAEKVKFIRLQITDINGLLKNVEIPWDELKNSFEKGTMFDGSSIEGFVRIEESDMYLKPDPETFAIYPWTDKGYKSARIICDVYTADGKPFEGDPRYRLKKVLSRLKEHGYEGFVGPEPEFFLLPKDPQTHKPILQFLDNGGYFDLLPIDQGEETRKDIVLALEDMGINVEASHHEVAPSQHEIDFTYDEALKTADNIQTFKLVVKTIALLRGLHATFMPKPFFGVNGSGMHTHLSLFKDGKNIFFDPENDYELSDELKYFVAGVLKHIKAITAIANPTINSYKRLVPGYEAPVNIAWSPSNRSALIRVPAARGKGTRIEVRSPDPTANSYLLLAALFAAGFEGIQEKLEPPKPVISNIYHMTPEERDKIGIDHLPGNLKEAIEELKKDELMKEVLGEHIFEKYIEMKEHEWKEFSINVTDWEINKYLWIM, encoded by the coding sequence ATGAATCATGAAGATGTGTTAAGGATTGTCGAAGCTGAAAAGGTGAAGTTTATCAGATTGCAGATTACAGATATTAATGGTCTGCTGAAAAATGTAGAAATACCTTGGGATGAACTAAAAAATTCCTTTGAAAAAGGAACGATGTTTGATGGCTCATCTATTGAAGGTTTTGTAAGAATCGAAGAATCAGACATGTATTTAAAACCGGACCCGGAAACATTTGCAATCTATCCATGGACAGACAAGGGGTATAAATCTGCCAGAATTATATGTGACGTTTATACAGCTGATGGAAAACCGTTTGAAGGGGATCCTAGATATCGATTAAAAAAAGTATTATCCAGATTAAAAGAACATGGATATGAAGGCTTTGTTGGACCAGAACCAGAGTTCTTCCTTCTTCCCAAAGATCCTCAGACACATAAACCTATCCTTCAATTCCTCGATAATGGAGGTTACTTTGATCTTCTTCCTATTGATCAGGGTGAAGAAACAAGAAAAGATATAGTTCTTGCCCTGGAAGATATGGGAATAAATGTTGAAGCTTCCCATCATGAGGTTGCCCCTTCTCAACATGAAATTGATTTTACATATGATGAAGCGCTAAAAACAGCAGATAATATACAGACATTTAAATTAGTTGTAAAAACAATAGCATTATTAAGGGGATTACATGCAACATTTATGCCAAAGCCATTCTTCGGCGTCAATGGTTCAGGAATGCATACACATCTCAGTTTATTTAAAGATGGAAAAAATATATTCTTTGATCCTGAAAATGATTATGAATTAAGCGATGAATTAAAATACTTTGTAGCCGGTGTATTAAAACATATAAAAGCGATAACCGCTATAGCCAATCCTACAATTAACAGTTATAAACGTCTTGTTCCGGGATATGAAGCTCCTGTAAATATAGCCTGGTCACCAAGCAATAGAAGTGCGTTAATTAGAGTTCCAGCAGCAAGAGGAAAAGGAACCAGAATTGAAGTAAGGAGCCCTGATCCAACAGCAAACTCATACTTATTATTAGCAGCTTTATTTGCAGCTGGTTTTGAAGGTATTCAGGAAAAATTGGAACCACCAAAACCTGTAATATCGAATATTTACCATATGACACCTGAAGAGAGGGATAAAATAGGAATAGACCATCTTCCTGGCAATTTAAAAGAAGCAATTGAAGAATTGAAAAAAGATGAATTAATGAAAGAAGTATTAGGAGAGCATATATTTGAAAAATATATTGAAATGAAGGAACATGAGTGGAAAGAATTTTCAATTAATGTGACTGATTGGGAAATTAATAAATACTTATGGATTATGTAA